The sequence GAATATGTAATTTTCCGGCCGGCAGTTTATTCTGCCGGCCTTTTTTTTGATCGGACCCTCAAATAAAAGAATTGACAAAAACGTATTTTATTATATTATAATGAGTTATATGATACAATTACCTGCCTTGAGTATTAAAATATGGTGAGTTTTATGAAATCATCGAGAGTCATGATTATGCTGATCTTTGTTTTATTCCTTATTTCCGGATCGCTAATAGCCGGGGAATCGGCCACTGGGGGACTTCAGGAGATTCGGGATAGAATTGACCGTGAGGGTCTGAACTGGTCGGCCGATATTAATCCCCTTATCACTGATTATACCCCTGAGGAACGGGATCGAATGCTGGGTTTGCGTCTGCCGGATAACTGGAAAGAGATTTGGGAATCACACCTGCGTGAGAATTATTTCACCAAATCAGCAGAAGATCTGCCGGCCTATTTCAACTGGGAAGACTCCAATGTTATTACGGGGGTCAGAAACCAGGGGGGCTGTGGTTCCTGCTGGGATTTCGCCGCTACCGCGGCGCTGGAAGCCATATACAGCATTCGTCGCGGGGTCAAGCTTGATTTATCCGAACAGGCTATTTTATCATGTGTATCTCCGGGCTGGGGATGCGACGGTGCCTGGATGGATGATGCTTATCAACATTTCAAGTATTACGGAGCCATTGCCGAAGAAGATATGCCCTATCAGGCCAACGATAATATCCCCTGTACCGAAACGGAGTATCCCGCCCTGGTAAAAATCAAGGATTGGGTGGCTGTCCCGGCTTCCCGGAATTATATGAAGATGGCTATCATGGAGGCGCCGATTGCGGTGGCCTTTTATGCCTATAACGACCTGTATTATTATTCCGGCGGATGTTATTCGCATGGCGGTTTTACCGAGGAGGTCAACCACGGGGTCCTGGTAGTTGGTTGGGATGATAACATGTGTAACGGCGATGGGGCCTGGCGGGTTAAAAACAGCTGGGGATCATGGTGGGGTGATGACGGTTACTTTTGGATCAAGTATAACGACTGTAATTTCGGTCAGGGTGCGGCGCTTCTGGAAATCGACACCTCGCTGCAATTCGTAAGCGAAAATAATCTTCCGTCCGGCAATCTATGCGATGATTATGGTTTACAAATGGAGGCGTCCGGCGGAGAAGCGCCCTATGAGTGGCAAGTGATTGAAGGAACGCTGCCGGAAGGGATGATTCTTGATGAGGACGGGTTGATTCATGGTGTTCCCCATGAAAGAGTAACCAAGAGCGTGGCCATTCGGATCGAGGATGATTCCAAACCGACCAATCTTTATTTCGAGACGTTCAATATAACCACGGGAGGATCACTTAATGGTGATGCCAACTGCAGCGGGACATACAATATTCTGGATGTGACTTATATAATCAACTATTTATATCGCGGCGGTGAGTCGCCTCTTTCACCGGAAGGTTGCGATTGCAACTGCACCGGCAGTTGTGATATTCTCGATGCCGCCTTTTTGGTCAATTACCTGTATAAATCGGGCAACGCCCCCTGTGAAGATTGATCGAGACAATTTTCTGATTTTATAAAACCCCGGTTATAACGCCGGGGTTTTTTCTTTATCAGGCGCCGGCCACCTCGGCCTCAAGGCGGTAGCGCCTGTAAATTCTGGCGTACTGGCCGCTGTCCGAGGTGAGAGTAGCATGAGTTCCCGATTCGATAATCCGCCCGTTTTCCATAACATAGATCATATCCGCCGATTCCAGGATATCCGGCCGGTGGGTGATCAGGATAGCTGTCATTTCGGGCATAACCTGATGCAGGCGATTCCACAGGGCCGCTTCGGTCCGCGAATCAAGAGCCGAGGTGCAATCATCGAGAATCAGGATTTTCGGTTTACACACCAGGGCGCGGGCCAGGGCCAGTCTTTGTTTCTGCCCGCCCGAGATCGACATCCCGCGCGTTCCGATCTGGGTCTCAATCTTCTTCGGGAATAATTCGATCTCGTCTTTCAACTGCGATACCTCGACCGCCCATTCCAACAGGTCATCAGGTATACCGCGCTGTCCGAACAGAATGTTGTTTTTGACCGTATCGGTAAACAGGACCGGCTCCTGGGGAACATAGCCGATAATTTTTCGAAGCTCCTCGATCCGGTAATCGCGCAGATCGCGTCCGTCCAGCCGGATGGTCCCCGAAGTGGGATCGACCAGGCGGGGGATCATGTTGACCAGCCAGCTTTTTCCCGAACCGACTTTACCGACCAGGGCCACGGTTTGGCCGGCCTTGATCTCCAGAGAAACATCGTCGATAATTTTCCGGTCCGAGCCGGGGAAGGAAAACGCCACCCGGTCGTAAATCAGGTTCCCCCTGATATTCCCGTCACATTTGACCCGGCCGGCGGTCTGCACCATTGGTTTGGCCTGCTCCAGCTCCAGGAGTCGGTTAATCGAGACGGCCGACTGGCGCGATTTAACCAGAAACTGACCGATATCGAACATCGGAAAGATCATGTATACGACATAGTAAATGAAGGCCACCAACTCACCCAGCGAAAGACTGGCTTTGATGGCCATGTAACCTCCAGCCAGCAGGACAATGATGATGCCGAACTGCCAGATATACATGTACATCGAATCGACCACCACGGTAGCCTTAATGGCGGAAATCTCCGCCTCGCGCCGATCGAAGACAGCCCGGTCGAATTTTTTCCTCTGGGCCGTTTCCCTGACATAGGCTTTGACCACCCGAACGCCGTAGAAACAGGCCTCCATAACATCATTTAATTTCGATATTTTTTTCTGGAGCCAATCATATCTTTTATCCAAAATAGAGGAACTCCAGAAAAAGATGATGATCAGGATCGGCAGTGGCCCGGCCGACCAGAAGGCGAGCCGGGGAGAGATCGAAATCATCATGGCCAGGGCAAAACTGACCATCAGCAGGGCTTCGTACAATCGGAATATCCCCGAGCAGGCAAACCATGACAGCTTCTCGGCGACATCATCGGTCATCCTGGTAACCAGATCACCGGTCCGAAACCGGTTGAAGAAATCCGGTCCTTTGACTGTGATACCATCGAAGGCATCCTGCCTGAACAGCCACTCCAGCTTGATATTCATCCAGGCCCGGTGGGCCTGGACAAAGGCATAGAGCATGCTGGCGATAAGTCCAACCGAAATAAGCGTCAACGTGAAAGTGGCCGCAGTGGACAACCCCAGGTTTTGCCCGATGCCATTCAGCCAGACGGCGACCGAATGAGATTCCACGCTCCCGGTTTTGATAAAATCAACGGTGAATTCAATCAGCCTCGGGATCGTCACCTGGAAGGCGGCCTGCACCGGGGTCAGAAGAATCAGCACCGCCAGGACATATTTATAATTCCGGTAGTATCTCCAGAACCATTTAATTTTTTCAAACATTGGCCGTAACTCCGTTTTTATTCTTGAACTGCAGATGGAACAACTTCGAATAGTAGCCGCTCTGCAGGATCAATTCAGTATGCGTTCCCCGCTCGATAATTTCGCCGCGCCTGATAACCAGGATCTCATCGACATCGAGAATGGTCGAGAGACGATGAGCGATTATCAGCGAGGTTCGTCCTTCCATCAATTTTTTCAGCGACCCTTGAATGGTTCGTTCCGTTTCAGGATCGACCGAACTGGTGGCCTCATCGAGAAGCAGTATATCCGGGTCATTGGCCAGGGCTCGGGCAAACGACAGGAGCTGGCGCTCGCCACGGCTGAAATTGGCACCCTTTTCCGAGACCTCGGTATCGTAGCCCGAGGGAAGACGGCGGATGAAATGGTCGGCCTCGACGGTTTGAGCCGAGGAGACGATTTTATCCTCGCAGATTTCCTGCGATTCCAGCGAAATATTCGATTTCACATTGCCGGGGAAGAGGATAATATCCTGCAACACCAAGGCGAATTTCAGTCGCAATTCGGCCCGGCTGATATTCCGGATATCGATGCCATCGACAGTAATCCGTCCCTTCTGAGGGTCATAAAGCCTCAGCAGGAGTGAAATAACGGTTGATTTGCCGCCGCCGGTAACTCCGGCCAGAGCGATTCTTCGGCCAACCGGAATTTCAAACGAAATATCCTTGAGTGCCCAGTTATCATCATTGGTGTATGAAAACCAGACATGTTCGAACCGGATGCTTTTTTTCAGTCCCGACCAGGCCACCGGTTTTTCCGGATCATGCAATTGCGGTTCCGTGGCCAGGAGAGCGAAAATACGTTTGGCTCCG is a genomic window of Candidatus Zixiibacteriota bacterium containing:
- a CDS encoding ABC transporter ATP-binding protein, with protein sequence MFEKIKWFWRYYRNYKYVLAVLILLTPVQAAFQVTIPRLIEFTVDFIKTGSVESHSVAVWLNGIGQNLGLSTAATFTLTLISVGLIASMLYAFVQAHRAWMNIKLEWLFRQDAFDGITVKGPDFFNRFRTGDLVTRMTDDVAEKLSWFACSGIFRLYEALLMVSFALAMMISISPRLAFWSAGPLPILIIIFFWSSSILDKRYDWLQKKISKLNDVMEACFYGVRVVKAYVRETAQRKKFDRAVFDRREAEISAIKATVVVDSMYMYIWQFGIIIVLLAGGYMAIKASLSLGELVAFIYYVVYMIFPMFDIGQFLVKSRQSAVSINRLLELEQAKPMVQTAGRVKCDGNIRGNLIYDRVAFSFPGSDRKIIDDVSLEIKAGQTVALVGKVGSGKSWLVNMIPRLVDPTSGTIRLDGRDLRDYRIEELRKIIGYVPQEPVLFTDTVKNNILFGQRGIPDDLLEWAVEVSQLKDEIELFPKKIETQIGTRGMSISGGQKQRLALARALVCKPKILILDDCTSALDSRTEAALWNRLHQVMPEMTAILITHRPDILESADMIYVMENGRIIESGTHATLTSDSGQYARIYRRYRLEAEVAGA